ATTAAAATTTCAATCAAAAATTAATCTTTTTTCTGGTTTTGAGGTAGAGAAAACCCTACTTGTAAATTTTTACAAAATCTGCATTACAATCAAAAAAATCTGGGTAACTTGTAAGTAAAATTACGTTCTTTACCCTGAAAACTTGGTATAACCAACGGACATTAAAAATGGACAGGAGGAACCTATGCCATACACCTTCGATTTAGTGGGTGTTTCTCCCATTCTTTCTTTTTTTTATCAACAACAAGAATTAACCGAACAACCCGCCCCAGGGGTTGAATACTTGGGAAATCGTAAATGTACCCTGGATACTTTTATTGAATCTGTACAGACAGTTTCTTCTCAACGGGGCTGGAATGTTGATCAAGCTGTTGATACGGTAATTCAGTTTTGGATGAACAATGCCGACAGCATTCAATATTGGAAAACTCGCCTAGAAGATGCTGGACAGGAAAACCTCTTAGTCGCCAGAGTCGCTGACCTCAAATTTCTTCGCAATACCTTTGAATCGTTACTTGGACATTAAAGGTTGACAGTTGACTGTTAAAGGTTGACAGTTGACTGTTAACTGACAACTGATAACTGATAACTGGTAACTGATCACTGATATGTCTCGTTCGAGAGCTTTACAATATTACGTCTTTACTCGTTTACTGCTGGCTCCCCTGATGCTGTGGACAATTACCACAGTGGTTTTTCTGCTGCTACGCGCTACCCCTGGTGATCCGGTAGATGCGATTCTGGGTTCCCGTGCGCCGGAAGCAGCCAAAGAAGCCTTGCGATCGCAATTGGGTTTAAAGGGTTCTTTGTGGCAACAATATTTCGACTATATGGGGAAACTCCTCCATTTCGATTTAGGAACGTCCCTCACCAGTCGCGGACAAACGGTTTGGGAAATTATTCAAGCTCATTTTCCGGCAACAGTTGAACTGGCTCTATTTAGTATGATTATCGCTTTAGTGGTGGGAATTACTGTTGGGGCAGTGGCAGCCTCCCATCCTGATACGGTTTGGGATACGGGAGGGCGTTTATTTGGAATCATTACCTATGCGGTTCCTCCCTTCTGGGCCGGGATGCTGTTTCAGTTAATATTTGCGGTGCAGTTGGGTTGGTTTCCTTTAGGAACTCGGTTTCCGGTAACGGTTCCGGCCCCTGAAGGTTGGAGTGGATTATATACCCTGGATAGTTTGTTGACGCTTAATTGGATGCAATTGGGGGTATCACTGTATTACTTGTTTTTACCCTCTGTAACATTAGGGTTATTGTTAAGCGGTATTTTTGAACGAATTGTGCGGGTGAATCTCAAACAAACGTTAAAGGCGGATTAT
The Planktothrix tepida PCC 9214 DNA segment above includes these coding regions:
- a CDS encoding ABC transporter permease, whose translation is MSRSRALQYYVFTRLLLAPLMLWTITTVVFLLLRATPGDPVDAILGSRAPEAAKEALRSQLGLKGSLWQQYFDYMGKLLHFDLGTSLTSRGQTVWEIIQAHFPATVELALFSMIIALVVGITVGAVAASHPDTVWDTGGRLFGIITYAVPPFWAGMLFQLIFAVQLGWFPLGTRFPVTVPAPEGWSGLYTLDSLLTLNWMQLGVSLYYLFLPSVTLGLLLSGIFERIVRVNLKQTLKADYVEAARARGIPELRIVVAHALKNAMIPVITVLGLTFAALLGGAILTEVTFSWPGLANRLYEAISFRDYPTVQGIVVFFAAIVVVASILIDVLNACIDPRIRY